A genomic region of Dactylococcopsis salina PCC 8305 contains the following coding sequences:
- a CDS encoding fasciclin domain-containing protein, whose product MRLLKSFLVSLSAVVFFTFNTLSASAADIVDTAVEAGSFETLVTAVKAADLVDTLKGEGPYTVFAPTDEAFAALPEGTVESLLQPENKAKLTSILLYHVAAGNVTSDQIQAGSLKSAEGSNLSITVDEGVKVDNANVVKADIEADNGVIHVVDQVLLP is encoded by the coding sequence ATGCGCTTACTCAAATCTTTTCTTGTTTCCCTCTCGGCAGTTGTATTTTTCACTTTCAATACTCTCTCCGCATCAGCGGCGGACATTGTTGATACCGCAGTTGAAGCGGGTTCTTTTGAAACGTTAGTCACTGCTGTTAAAGCAGCTGATCTAGTGGATACTCTCAAGGGTGAAGGGCCTTACACCGTATTTGCTCCTACGGATGAAGCATTCGCCGCTCTTCCTGAAGGAACAGTTGAATCTTTACTCCAACCTGAAAATAAAGCTAAACTAACCAGCATTCTCCTTTATCACGTTGCTGCTGGAAATGTTACCTCGGATCAGATTCAGGCTGGCTCGTTGAAAAGCGCTGAAGGCTCAAACCTCTCGATCACAGTTGATGAGGGCGTGAAAGTCGATAACGCAAACGTTGTTAAAGCAGACATCGAAGCCGACAATGGCGTGATCCACGTGGTTGATCAGGTACTCTTACCGTAA
- a CDS encoding DMT family transporter, producing MTEQVQNQRQLFSLPIDAFVALVGSMICISFTPIFIRLSDLELSANATIFNRFWMASLALLLVKQVSSQGKEKSSPLSSQQIMLLIGDGLILATGLILWAWSLDRTTVAKSSLMHNLVPIFTVLGGWLVLGKTFNRKFLVGMAVAIAGAMLLEADSLLALKLTPELIADLVALLSAVFFGIHPLLAERLRADLDAVTIMTWSSVTSSILLFPIAIVATDQLFPPSLNGWLAVIALALVSQILGVGLWTYSLKRIASGFASLVALIIPALSAIEGWIIFSESLNFLTGISFAVILIGMYLAISSRSVVKPNPES from the coding sequence ATGACAGAGCAAGTACAAAATCAAAGACAACTTTTTTCCCTCCCGATCGATGCTTTCGTCGCTTTGGTGGGAAGTATGATCTGTATTTCCTTCACTCCTATTTTTATCCGTCTCAGTGATCTAGAGCTTAGTGCGAATGCAACTATTTTTAATCGCTTCTGGATGGCGAGTTTAGCACTGTTGCTAGTGAAACAAGTTTCCTCTCAAGGAAAAGAAAAGTCTTCTCCGCTTTCTTCTCAGCAGATTATGCTTTTGATTGGGGATGGTTTGATTTTAGCAACAGGTTTGATCCTTTGGGCTTGGTCTTTGGATCGGACAACGGTGGCGAAATCTTCACTGATGCACAATCTTGTCCCCATTTTCACTGTCTTGGGGGGATGGCTGGTTTTAGGTAAAACTTTTAATCGTAAGTTTCTGGTGGGAATGGCGGTGGCGATCGCGGGTGCTATGTTATTAGAAGCAGATAGTTTACTTGCTTTAAAACTGACTCCAGAATTGATCGCTGATTTAGTTGCTCTCCTGTCGGCGGTTTTTTTTGGGATTCATCCCTTGCTTGCTGAACGTCTTCGCGCTGATCTTGATGCGGTTACGATTATGACTTGGTCATCAGTCACCAGTTCGATTTTGCTGTTTCCCATTGCTATAGTTGCCACCGATCAATTGTTTCCACCTTCTTTAAATGGGTGGTTGGCTGTGATCGCTCTTGCTTTGGTGAGTCAGATTTTGGGAGTGGGATTATGGACGTATTCCTTAAAACGCATTGCTTCTGGGTTTGCGAGTTTGGTGGCGCTGATTATTCCCGCTTTGAGCGCGATCGAGGGTTGGATCATTTTCTCCGAAAGCCTAAATTTTTTAACTGGAATTAGTTTCGCTGTGATTTTAATTGGAATGTATTTAGCAATTTCTAGTCGCTCTGTGGTGAAACCCAATCCCGAATCGTAG
- a CDS encoding non-ribosomal peptide synthetase: MFVLNQKLPTASIQKINWIKSEKNANELTDKIAIALQIKSSLDPFTLKQSLQTLTDRHPLLCQNYYQTEGKLVAVAGEKTSIALETFAASDWTEETLNHQLLAFAKHPFNLEKESPLRCGLFLVSSTETILVLKLHKIAGDQESLGILLRELVTVYEAKINQETPQLFSPTASYQDYIQQELAFLESEEGQELKEEWRSRLQGELPILNLPSYGTPSPVRNDEGAAYKVCLDSDIVQQLRQLAQENKVDVKEIFFSAFQVLLYRYTGEEDLKIALYRERDQDFTGVLGNFTRIAIAQTAFSANLSFRHFLEQVTHTVSEIESKGSYPFHLLVEELEESLNESHSPICQVAFQYSQSSLPKTQQLDLEIYNLPQQSVDFDFSLEMIEQSHGLEAVFYYAIELLDRETVTQFAQHFQNLLVSIIENPESAIGELSILSEAERETILNSWNETATDRDLSHCLPQLFAEQVERNPNAIALSFQSQTITYQELNHHSNQVAHYLRRLGVKPETPVGICIERCLDMVVGLLGILKAGGAYVPLDPAYPRDRVDYMLTDSQAPVLLTQSHLTEQFSNYQGTIVCLDRDRDAIAQEDDKNLESGLTADNLAYIIYTSGSTGKPKGVQIPHRCLTNFLQSMRNTPGLSAEDTLLAVTTICFDIAGLELYLPLIVGAKVVIASREVATDGWRLSETIETEKITVMQATPATWQMLLAVGFTRGKGLKVLSGGEALPMKLGDRLLETGAEVWNLYGPTETTIWSAVYKVDRENRIKVTIAPIGKPIANTQIYILDSYLQPVPIGVTGEIYIGGDGVGRGYLNRPELTAERFLSSPFHPENTLYKTGDLARYLPDGNIEYLGRADNQVKIRGFRIETGEVEAAIEQHSYIKSAVVMGREDRPGDKRLVAYVIPQTPEAGEEELTENQLNSWENIFDNQGYAEEKEVGDPLFNTALWRNSYNNQRIPDAQMRTWASDIVRQILAKQPQQVWEIGSGTGMLLFQIASHTQFYYGTDLSEVSIEYTRQILDQYREDYNEVRLAQKPADDFSGVEKGSYDLVILNSIAQYFPSVDYLLAVIEGAIHSVKSGGAIFLGDIRSQSLLEAFHTSVELYKAPSSLSTAELQKRIQKKIQQEKELSIAPEFFIALKSHYPEITEVQIRLERGKQANELNKYRYHVWLYVGDSSQRIITPPVVEGKEMTAAEIKGYLQENHPDQVCFTNLPNQRTIADAETIKALQRADVETVEQLRELPRERSAIEPEALHEISAELGYKLELCWSPNSKEGSYDAAFVREEQQGIILTPLTQSTRSGGNWMRYVGDPLTSQIATEIAPQLRKHCSEKLPAYMVPTAFVVLESFPLTPNGKVNRRALPAPDLSSFAQENEYIPPRDRAEETLANIWSEILNLPKIGVHDDFFDLGGHSLLAIVLMSKIEQEFGKQLPLSTLLSNRSIAALAQKIEGNQEAHSSSLVPIQIKGTQPPFFCVHPAGGHVLCYTDLAKYLGNNQPVYGLQAPGFNEGEKILDRVEDMAHFYIETIKEFQAEGPYKIGGWSFGGVVAYEMAQQLLKRGEEVELLAVMDAWTPILLDPNKEIDGVYLGGVLNRYFGGIFGGINLVSPQELEGLNAEERVELILDKAEEKNLFPPDSDRAQNRRFVDVIVGTLKATYHYQPQHYPGKVTLLRPQERHYHEPDPQLVWVELYAIMDAAEIDLISVPGSHFSFIKEPNCQQTAEQLATRLHR, from the coding sequence ATGTTCGTTTTAAACCAAAAATTGCCCACTGCTTCTATTCAAAAAATCAACTGGATTAAATCCGAAAAAAATGCCAATGAATTAACTGATAAAATTGCGATCGCGCTTCAGATCAAATCTTCTCTCGATCCCTTCACCCTTAAACAGTCTCTTCAAACTTTAACCGATCGTCATCCCCTTCTCTGTCAAAATTACTACCAAACTGAGGGAAAATTAGTCGCAGTTGCTGGAGAGAAAACATCGATCGCCCTAGAAACCTTCGCTGCGTCTGATTGGACAGAAGAAACACTCAACCATCAGTTATTAGCTTTTGCGAAACATCCCTTTAATTTAGAAAAAGAATCGCCGTTACGATGTGGCTTGTTTCTCGTTTCCTCAACAGAAACGATCCTTGTTTTAAAATTACATAAAATCGCAGGCGATCAAGAGTCATTAGGAATTTTATTAAGAGAATTAGTGACGGTTTATGAAGCAAAAATTAATCAAGAAACGCCACAATTGTTTTCTCCAACCGCATCTTATCAAGATTATATTCAGCAAGAGTTAGCGTTTCTAGAAAGTGAAGAAGGACAAGAATTAAAAGAGGAATGGCGATCGCGACTACAGGGAGAACTTCCGATTCTTAATTTACCGAGTTATGGGACTCCTTCTCCTGTGAGAAATGATGAAGGCGCTGCTTATAAAGTTTGTTTAGATTCAGATATTGTTCAACAACTGCGTCAGTTAGCACAGGAAAACAAAGTTGATGTTAAGGAAATTTTTTTCAGTGCGTTTCAAGTTTTACTTTACCGCTACACTGGAGAAGAAGACTTAAAAATTGCTTTGTATCGAGAGCGAGATCAAGATTTTACAGGGGTGCTGGGGAATTTTACGAGGATCGCGATCGCGCAAACAGCTTTTTCCGCCAACCTTTCCTTTAGACACTTTTTAGAACAAGTAACCCATACCGTTTCCGAAATCGAAAGCAAAGGAAGTTATCCGTTTCATTTATTAGTTGAAGAGTTAGAAGAGTCTCTCAATGAGAGTCATTCCCCTATCTGTCAGGTGGCGTTTCAATATTCTCAATCATCTCTTCCGAAAACGCAACAACTGGATTTAGAAATCTACAATCTTCCTCAGCAGAGTGTGGACTTTGATTTTAGTCTAGAAATGATTGAACAGTCTCATGGTTTAGAGGCTGTTTTTTATTACGCGATCGAGCTTTTAGACAGAGAAACCGTCACTCAATTTGCTCAACATTTCCAGAATTTATTGGTTAGTATTATTGAAAATCCAGAAAGCGCGATCGGAGAATTATCAATCCTTAGTGAAGCAGAAAGAGAAACTATCTTAAACTCTTGGAATGAGACAGCAACCGATCGAGATTTATCCCACTGTCTTCCGCAACTATTCGCGGAGCAAGTAGAACGTAACCCCAACGCGATCGCGCTCAGTTTCCAATCTCAAACAATAACTTATCAGGAACTCAATCACCACAGCAACCAAGTCGCCCATTATCTGCGTCGTCTGGGAGTGAAACCCGAAACGCCAGTGGGAATCTGTATCGAACGCTGTTTAGACATGGTGGTGGGATTATTGGGAATCCTCAAAGCAGGTGGGGCTTATGTTCCTCTCGATCCCGCTTATCCCCGCGATCGGGTTGACTATATGTTAACCGATTCCCAAGCGCCAGTCTTGTTAACGCAAAGTCATCTCACAGAACAATTTTCCAACTATCAGGGAACAATCGTCTGTCTGGATCGGGATCGGGACGCGATCGCGCAAGAAGATGATAAAAATCTCGAATCTGGATTAACCGCAGACAATCTCGCTTACATTATCTACACATCAGGATCAACAGGAAAACCGAAAGGAGTCCAGATTCCTCATCGCTGTTTGACCAACTTCTTACAATCCATGCGCAACACCCCTGGGCTGAGTGCTGAGGATACCTTACTGGCGGTGACGACCATTTGTTTTGATATTGCGGGATTAGAGTTGTATCTTCCTCTGATTGTAGGCGCAAAAGTTGTTATTGCGAGTCGGGAAGTGGCGACAGATGGCTGGCGCTTATCAGAAACGATCGAGACTGAGAAAATAACCGTGATGCAAGCAACCCCTGCAACGTGGCAAATGTTACTGGCGGTTGGGTTTACTCGCGGTAAAGGTTTAAAGGTTTTAAGCGGAGGGGAAGCGTTACCCATGAAACTGGGCGATCGCCTGTTGGAAACTGGGGCTGAGGTTTGGAATCTCTATGGTCCCACAGAAACAACGATTTGGTCAGCCGTCTATAAGGTAGATCGGGAAAATCGCATCAAAGTAACGATCGCACCGATTGGGAAACCGATCGCCAACACTCAGATTTACATTTTAGATTCTTATTTGCAACCCGTCCCCATCGGCGTTACAGGAGAGATTTACATCGGGGGAGACGGTGTCGGAAGAGGTTATCTCAATCGTCCAGAGTTGACCGCAGAAAGATTCCTTTCCAGTCCTTTTCATCCAGAGAATACCTTATACAAAACAGGAGACTTAGCCCGTTATCTCCCTGATGGAAACATCGAATATCTGGGCCGGGCTGACAATCAGGTGAAGATTCGTGGCTTTCGCATTGAGACAGGAGAAGTAGAAGCCGCGATCGAGCAACATTCATATATTAAAAGCGCCGTTGTCATGGGAAGAGAAGATCGTCCTGGAGATAAACGGTTAGTTGCTTATGTGATTCCTCAAACTCCAGAAGCGGGAGAAGAGGAGTTAACAGAAAATCAACTCAACAGTTGGGAAAATATCTTTGATAATCAAGGATATGCGGAAGAGAAAGAAGTGGGCGATCCGCTTTTTAATACCGCCCTCTGGCGCAATAGCTATAATAATCAGCGTATCCCAGACGCACAAATGCGAACTTGGGCGAGTGATATTGTTCGTCAGATTCTCGCGAAACAACCACAACAGGTTTGGGAGATTGGAAGCGGGACGGGAATGTTACTGTTTCAAATTGCTTCCCACACACAATTTTATTACGGCACTGACCTCTCAGAAGTTTCCATCGAATACACTCGACAGATTTTAGACCAATATCGAGAGGATTACAATGAGGTGAGATTAGCCCAGAAACCTGCGGATGATTTTAGTGGGGTAGAGAAGGGAAGTTATGATCTGGTGATTCTCAACTCGATCGCGCAATATTTCCCCAGTGTGGATTATTTGTTAGCAGTGATTGAAGGGGCGATTCACTCAGTCAAGTCTGGGGGAGCAATTTTCTTGGGGGATATTCGATCGCAGTCTCTCCTAGAAGCCTTCCACACCTCAGTAGAATTATACAAAGCTCCGTCTTCTCTCTCCACTGCTGAACTTCAAAAGCGCATCCAGAAGAAGATTCAACAGGAAAAAGAGTTATCCATCGCCCCAGAGTTTTTCATCGCCCTCAAAAGCCATTATCCTGAGATTACCGAAGTCCAAATCCGTTTGGAAAGAGGAAAGCAAGCCAACGAATTAAATAAATATCGCTATCATGTCTGGCTGTATGTGGGAGACTCTTCGCAACGGATCATTACTCCTCCTGTGGTGGAAGGAAAGGAGATGACTGCAGCAGAAATTAAGGGGTATCTTCAAGAGAATCATCCTGATCAGGTTTGTTTTACTAATCTTCCTAACCAACGAACGATCGCGGATGCGGAAACGATTAAAGCCTTACAACGGGCTGATGTGGAAACTGTTGAACAGTTGCGAGAATTACCAAGAGAGAGAAGCGCGATCGAGCCAGAAGCCTTACATGAGATCAGCGCTGAGTTAGGGTATAAATTAGAATTATGCTGGTCGCCCAACAGTAAAGAGGGAAGTTATGACGCAGCGTTTGTCCGAGAAGAGCAACAGGGAATCATCTTAACTCCTCTCACCCAAAGCACGCGATCGGGTGGTAACTGGATGCGCTATGTCGGTGATCCTCTGACCTCGCAAATCGCCACAGAAATCGCCCCGCAACTGAGAAAACATTGTAGCGAAAAACTCCCTGCTTACATGGTTCCCACTGCGTTTGTGGTGTTAGAATCTTTTCCGCTTACCCCTAATGGAAAGGTGAATCGTCGCGCCTTACCCGCCCCAGATTTATCTAGTTTTGCACAAGAAAACGAATATATCCCACCGCGCGATCGCGCAGAAGAAACCTTAGCAAATATCTGGTCAGAGATTCTCAATCTCCCAAAAATCGGGGTTCACGACGACTTTTTCGACTTAGGCGGTCATTCCCTGTTAGCGATTGTTTTAATGAGTAAAATTGAACAAGAATTTGGGAAACAACTTCCTTTATCGACCTTATTAAGTAATCGCTCGATCGCTGCTTTAGCCCAAAAAATCGAAGGAAATCAAGAAGCGCATTCATCCTCTTTAGTTCCCATTCAAATAAAAGGAACGCAACCGCCTTTTTTCTGTGTTCATCCCGCAGGTGGTCACGTGCTTTGCTACACTGATTTAGCCAAATATTTAGGGAATAATCAGCCAGTTTATGGACTACAAGCGCCAGGGTTTAATGAAGGGGAAAAAATCCTCGATCGCGTTGAAGACATGGCGCACTTTTACATAGAAACTATCAAAGAATTTCAAGCAGAGGGCCCCTATAAAATTGGCGGTTGGTCATTCGGTGGCGTGGTGGCTTATGAAATGGCGCAACAACTTCTCAAACGAGGAGAAGAAGTAGAATTATTAGCAGTTATGGACGCTTGGACTCCCATTTTATTAGACCCAAATAAAGAAATAGATGGGGTTTATTTAGGAGGGGTTCTCAATCGTTATTTCGGGGGGATTTTTGGGGGAATTAATCTCGTTAGTCCGCAAGAATTAGAGGGATTAAATGCCGAAGAAAGAGTTGAGTTAATCCTTGATAAAGCTGAGGAGAAAAACTTATTCCCTCCCGACTCCGATCGCGCCCAGAATCGGCGTTTTGTGGATGTTATCGTGGGAACATTAAAAGCAACCTATCACTATCAACCGCAACATTATCCAGGAAAAGTTACTCTTCTGCGGCCACAAGAAAGACATTATCACGAACCCGATCCGCAATTAGTCTGGGTGGAATTATACGCCATTATGGATGCAGCAGAAATTGATTTAATTTCTGTCCCAGGCAGTCATTTCTCTTTCATAAAAGAACCCAATTGTCAACAAACCGCCGAACAATTAGCCACCCGTTTACACCGATAA
- a CDS encoding methyltransferase: protein MEAKNKIFSIIQGFWGSQCLYIATCLGIPNLLEEYGAQSVESLAEKTETHTETLYVVLRGLAHLEILEEKPDRVFAPTEASSLLVTNAGPSIGHFALHITEPCQWDGWKELYDAVHTGEVAFERANGKGVYEFTRDNPWSGDVFINAMSFLTDHATEALMAVYDFGQYETVMDVGGGQGGLIAEIVKTYNCKGMLFDVPYVIETAPSFLESRGVPKDAIALHTGDVFEKVPTGADAIVMKYFLSAWNDEDAGKILARCREALPDHGKIVLLQSIVPDVGEPTVCPDGIMPGLFAVQIRSAVPGGVWRTLKQYQEIFANSGFKLDRVVHTSTNLSAMEFSLA from the coding sequence ATGGAAGCAAAAAATAAAATTTTTAGTATTATTCAAGGATTCTGGGGAAGCCAATGTTTATACATTGCAACCTGTTTAGGAATCCCCAATCTTTTGGAAGAATATGGCGCTCAAAGTGTCGAATCTTTAGCAGAAAAAACTGAAACTCATACAGAAACACTTTATGTGGTTTTAAGAGGATTAGCGCATCTAGAGATTTTAGAAGAAAAGCCCGATCGCGTTTTCGCCCCCACAGAAGCGTCTTCTCTCCTTGTTACTAACGCCGGCCCCTCCATTGGACATTTCGCCCTCCATATCACCGAACCCTGTCAGTGGGATGGCTGGAAAGAACTCTATGACGCAGTTCACACGGGAGAAGTCGCTTTTGAACGGGCAAACGGCAAAGGAGTCTATGAGTTTACTCGTGATAACCCTTGGAGTGGGGATGTGTTTATTAACGCCATGAGTTTTCTCACGGATCATGCCACAGAAGCACTGATGGCAGTGTATGATTTTGGTCAGTATGAGACAGTTATGGATGTCGGCGGTGGTCAAGGAGGATTAATCGCAGAGATTGTTAAAACCTACAATTGTAAAGGAATGTTGTTTGATGTTCCTTATGTCATCGAAACCGCCCCCAGTTTCTTAGAATCGAGAGGTGTTCCCAAAGACGCGATCGCGCTTCACACTGGAGATGTGTTTGAAAAAGTTCCTACTGGTGCTGATGCGATCGTGATGAAATACTTTTTATCCGCTTGGAATGATGAAGATGCGGGAAAAATCCTCGCCCGTTGTCGGGAAGCACTCCCCGATCATGGGAAGATTGTCTTATTGCAAAGCATTGTCCCTGATGTCGGAGAGCCAACAGTTTGTCCTGATGGTATCATGCCAGGCTTATTTGCGGTACAGATTCGCAGCGCGGTTCCAGGTGGGGTGTGGCGTACCCTGAAGCAGTATCAAGAGATATTTGCCAATAGTGGCTTTAAGCTCGATCGCGTGGTTCATACTAGCACGAATCTTTCAGCAATGGAATTTAGTTTGGCATAA
- a CDS encoding NAD-dependent epimerase/dehydratase family protein, with product MKILIMGGTRFIGVALTKILVEQGHKITLFNRGNNPSPVEGVKTINGDRKDADQLKEKLATETFDAIFDNNGRELSDTQPLVELFKDKIQHFVYVSSAGVYLKSDQMPHYEADAIDPKSRHKGKHDTETYLSEMGMPWTSVRPVYIYGAGNYNDLEAWFFDRIVRDRAVPIPGHGEHITQLSHVQDLAYAMASILGNKNAIGQVYNISGERYVTFNGIARACAKAIGKSPDDLKLVHYNPKDFDFGKKKPFPLRMQHFFADISKAKTDLQWQPQYDLISGLKESFEKDYLVQNRHEAEIDFSVDDEILSSL from the coding sequence ATGAAAATTTTAATAATGGGTGGTACTCGCTTTATTGGCGTTGCTTTGACGAAAATTTTAGTGGAACAAGGACATAAAATAACGCTATTTAATCGCGGTAATAATCCCTCTCCTGTGGAAGGGGTGAAAACGATTAATGGCGATCGAAAAGACGCGGATCAATTAAAGGAAAAGTTAGCAACAGAAACTTTTGATGCTATTTTTGATAATAATGGACGAGAGTTAAGCGACACTCAGCCTTTAGTGGAATTATTCAAAGATAAAATTCAACATTTTGTTTATGTGAGTTCGGCGGGTGTTTACTTAAAATCCGATCAAATGCCTCATTATGAAGCTGATGCGATCGACCCGAAAAGTCGCCATAAGGGAAAGCATGATACGGAAACTTATTTGAGTGAAATGGGAATGCCTTGGACTTCGGTTCGTCCTGTTTATATTTATGGCGCAGGGAATTATAATGATTTAGAGGCTTGGTTTTTTGATCGCATTGTGCGCGATCGCGCTGTTCCTATTCCTGGACATGGGGAACATATTACCCAACTCAGTCATGTCCAAGATTTAGCCTATGCAATGGCTTCTATTTTAGGCAATAAAAACGCGATCGGACAGGTTTATAATATCTCAGGAGAGCGTTATGTTACTTTTAATGGTATTGCTCGCGCTTGTGCGAAAGCGATCGGAAAGTCTCCTGATGATCTCAAGTTAGTTCACTATAATCCGAAAGACTTTGACTTTGGGAAAAAGAAACCCTTTCCTTTAAGAATGCAACATTTTTTTGCAGATATTAGTAAGGCAAAAACCGATTTACAGTGGCAACCGCAATATGATTTAATTAGTGGTCTCAAAGAGTCTTTTGAAAAAGATTATTTAGTCCAAAATCGTCACGAGGCTGAGATTGATTTCTCGGTTGATGATGAGATTTTATCCTCTCTTTAA
- a CDS encoding type II toxin-antitoxin system antitoxin SocA domain-containing protein, translating to MLEKLIVFFVRKTKGYITKTQLVKFLYLADLAAVKWTEKQLTDLDWLYYQYGPWNEEIDLALDGFYQNEVLTQSKLGNAVVIQPTENCPEIKHLGFSKRLELMLRNIQKEWAGLNSQKIAELLDFVYQTEPMIVAKSRHTPEEKVSLNLYLEHEKVREELGV from the coding sequence ATGTTGGAAAAACTAATCGTCTTTTTTGTGCGTAAAACCAAGGGGTATATTACGAAAACCCAGTTGGTGAAGTTTCTGTATCTTGCTGACTTGGCTGCGGTGAAATGGACAGAAAAACAACTGACTGATTTAGATTGGCTTTATTACCAGTATGGTCCCTGGAATGAGGAGATTGATCTAGCTTTAGATGGATTCTATCAAAATGAGGTTTTAACACAAAGCAAACTAGGGAATGCAGTAGTGATTCAGCCAACAGAAAACTGTCCTGAAATTAAACATTTAGGGTTTTCTAAAAGGTTAGAGTTAATGTTGAGAAATATTCAGAAAGAATGGGCGGGATTAAATTCCCAGAAAATTGCTGAATTACTGGATTTTGTCTATCAAACAGAACCGATGATTGTAGCAAAATCGCGCCATACACCAGAAGAAAAAGTTTCTCTCAATCTTTACCTAGAACATGAAAAAGTAAGAGAAGAGTTAGGAGTATAA
- the psbP gene encoding photosystem II reaction center PsbP produces the protein MFRATFALIFLVLNLTLFGCSTPTSGLQAYTNGTEGYKFLYPNGWQEVKVDNNTAGVDVVFRDLVEQTENISVVINQVGEDRQLTDLGTPSEVGQRLKNTIAPPNSDRQGELIRADELEKKGQTYYLLEYQVTFPDNRKRHNMASVAVSRGKLYTFSISTPQRRWEGLSDRFNTIADSFEVS, from the coding sequence ATGTTTAGAGCAACCTTTGCCCTTATTTTTTTAGTATTGAATCTTACCCTCTTTGGCTGTAGCACTCCCACCAGTGGACTCCAAGCATACACCAATGGGACAGAAGGATACAAATTTCTCTATCCCAACGGTTGGCAGGAAGTGAAAGTAGATAACAACACCGCAGGCGTTGATGTGGTCTTTCGGGATTTAGTGGAACAAACCGAGAATATTAGCGTTGTCATTAATCAAGTGGGAGAAGATAGACAACTCACCGATTTGGGAACACCCTCAGAAGTCGGTCAACGTTTGAAAAATACGATCGCGCCCCCCAATTCCGATCGTCAAGGAGAATTAATTCGCGCGGATGAATTGGAAAAAAAAGGACAAACCTACTACCTCCTCGAATACCAAGTCACCTTCCCCGATAATCGAAAACGCCATAACATGGCAAGTGTCGCCGTCAGTCGGGGGAAACTATACACTTTTAGCATTTCTACGCCTCAACGTCGTTGGGAAGGGTTATCTGATCGATTTAACACCATCGCTGATTCCTTTGAAGTGAGTTAA
- a CDS encoding Maf family protein, translating into MELVLASASPARLRLLRRVGIEPIVQKSGFDESQVKTRDPKTLVTELATAKAQTVAPKFPDHLILGCDSVMVVAGEIYGKPENEANAIALWQQMRGKQGTLYTGHTLIDSIQNQQRVRCGITTVYLSSIDDRAIADYVATGEPLNCAGGFALEGRGGLFVEKIEGCHSNVVGLSLPLFRQMLEELGYKVSDFWKH; encoded by the coding sequence ATGGAATTAGTCCTTGCTTCCGCGTCTCCTGCTCGTTTACGATTATTACGTCGTGTTGGTATTGAACCGATCGTTCAAAAAAGTGGTTTTGATGAATCACAAGTCAAAACCCGTGATCCGAAAACGCTGGTGACAGAATTGGCAACCGCCAAAGCGCAAACCGTCGCCCCAAAATTTCCAGATCATCTTATTTTGGGATGCGATTCCGTGATGGTGGTGGCAGGAGAAATTTATGGGAAACCAGAAAACGAAGCCAATGCGATCGCCCTTTGGCAACAAATGCGAGGAAAACAGGGAACACTTTACACGGGACACACCCTCATTGATTCCATTCAAAATCAGCAACGAGTGCGCTGTGGTATCACGACGGTTTATTTAAGCTCGATCGACGATCGCGCTATTGCCGATTATGTCGCCACAGGAGAACCGCTTAACTGTGCGGGGGGATTTGCCCTCGAAGGTCGTGGGGGGCTATTCGTGGAGAAAATAGAAGGGTGTCACAGTAATGTTGTCGGGTTGAGTCTCCCTTTATTTCGTCAGATGTTAGAGGAGTTGGGTTACAAAGTCAGTGATTTCTGGAAACATTAA